Proteins encoded together in one Balaenoptera ricei isolate mBalRic1 chromosome 2, mBalRic1.hap2, whole genome shotgun sequence window:
- the TMEM253 gene encoding transmembrane protein 253, whose translation MEERAGQREQDRPSLRLEKLQHWARHRQSGHLLVLAVSQLWLAVAVVPFAISVACLNSACHMATALPLGPGVLGLLTGIVTLELRRAPRLWKVHAMMLFNTFNLILGFIAFVVEVVKTALMSAPTVPSQLAGLLVLELSAEAFTLGGVLVSAYSLFLLSQRKPGCCQSQSLHYQELQEGLSELEEVPDLETGPTVASRANRTNE comes from the exons atggaggagagagcTGGTCAGCGAGAGCAAGACAGACCCAGCCTTCGTCTGGAAAAGCTACAGCACTGGGCCAGGCACAGGCAGAGTGGGCACCTCTTGGTGCTGGCG GTGAGCCAGCTATGGCTGGCAGTGGCTGTGGTGCCCTTTGCTATCTCAGTTGCCTGCCTGAACTCTGCTTGTCACATGGCCACAGCACTGCCACTTGGGCCTGGCGTACTG GGTCTCCTCACTGGGATTGTAACCCTTGAGCTGCGCAGAGCACCCCGTCTCTGGAAG GTGCACGCCATGATGCTATTCAACACCTTCAATCTGATCTTGGGCTTCATTGCGTTCGTGGTCGAAGTGGTGAAGACAGCCTTGATGTCTGCCCCAACTGTCCCCTCCCAG CTAGCCGGCTTGCTGGTGCTGGAGCTCAGTGCTGAGGCCTTCACCCTAGGGGGAGTGCTGGTCTCAGCATACTCCCTGTTCCTGCTGAGCCAGAGGAAGCCAGGATGCTGCCAGAGCCAGAGTCTGCACTACCAGGAGCTGCAGGAG GGTCTCTCAGAATTAGAGGAAGTTCCTGATTTGGAGACTGGTCCCACGGTGGCTAGCAGAGCAAACAGAACAAATGAGTGA